A single genomic interval of Cucumis sativus cultivar 9930 chromosome 5, Cucumber_9930_V3, whole genome shotgun sequence harbors:
- the LOC101216096 gene encoding loganic acid O-methyltransferase, with amino-acid sequence MKGASLDSCPANGGHGSHSYSKNSHYQKSFVDIVRIKVEEEIKENFNTTHLISSSSSNTIRLADLGCATGPNTFWTMQYIVNAIKSNSPNISPNFQVFFNDQISNDFNALFLSLPPDRDYFAAAAPGSFHGRLFPDSSLHLVHTAYSIHWLSAVPEEVKDKRSAAWNGGRIHYIGAAEGVVEAYAGRFSADMERFLKARAEEMVGGGIMVMICLGVCDDVSPSQLPFRILYDNLAFALIDMAKEGLLNEDEVDSFNIPIFIPCPKKMRKLIEKDGHFSIERIELAEPATWLKENVDIRVWINHIRAAMEGTFIQHFKKKELIDEMFERVIKKLSNYPEEINEKLHEKVQLFAVLKRKDDAF; translated from the exons ATGAAAGGAGCTTCTCTCGATTCCTGCCCTGCAAATGGAGGCCATGGTTCCCATAGCTACTCCAAAAACTCCCACTATCAG AAATCATTTGTAGACATAGTAAGGATCAAAGTcgaagaagaaatcaaagaaaacttcAACACAACACATCtaatttcctcttcttcatcaaacACGATTCGTCTCGCCGATTTAGGATGCGCAACAGGACCAAACACATTCTGGACAATGCAATACATAGTCAACGCCATAAAATCAAATTCCCCAAACATTTCCCCAAATTTCCAAGTCTTCTTCAACGACCAAATCTCCAACGATTTCAACgctctcttcctctctcttcCACCAGATCGAGACTATTTCGCCGCCGCCGCGCCTGGATCGTTCCACGGCCGTCTCTTCCCGGACTCCTCGCTGCACTTGGTCCACACAGCGTACTCGATCCACTGGCTGTCGGCGGTGCCAGAGGAAGTGAAGGATAAAAGATCAGCGGCGTGGAACGGAGGGAGGATTCACTATATAGGGGCCGCGGAGGGAGTGGTGGAGGCGTATGCGGGGAGATTTTCGGCGGATATGGAGAGGTTTTTGAAAGCTAGGGCCGAAGAAATGGTGGGTGGAGGAATTATGGTGATGATTTGTTTAGGGGTTTGTGACGACGTTTCTCCTTCTCAACTTCCGTTTCGGATTCTTTATGATAATTTGGCTTTCGCTCTCATCGATATGGCTAAAGAG GGGCTTCTTAACGAAGATGAGGTGGACTCATTCAACATACCAATATTCATCCCTTGCCcaaaaaagatgagaaaattGATAGAAAAAGATGGACATTTTAGCATCGAGAGAATCGAACTAGCAGAGCCAGCAACGTGGTTGAAAGAAAACGTAGACATCCGAGTGTGGATCAATCATATAAGAGCTGCAATGGAAGGAACTTTCattcaacacttcaaaaagAAGGAATTAATTGATGAAATGTTTGAAAGAGTGATAAAAAAGCTCTCAAATTACCCTGAGGAGATCAATGAAAAGCTTCATGAAAAGGTCCAATTATTTGCTGTTTTAAAGCGCAAAGATGATGCTTtctaa